A stretch of Paenibacillus mucilaginosus 3016 DNA encodes these proteins:
- a CDS encoding AraC family transcriptional regulator, protein MTIDSIGWQTINSPAYSFAGEERPDTGHVIFQYTLSGQGCIEYEQQSYPLPKGSGFLIKVPGRHRYYFPEGGEPWEVIWLNIRGEEATRLWDLVTAREGPVIRRETDSPVIEGFWRLFRMIAEEKVTDKYLLSAQVYEWMLTLVRTSTDDGKEISETSSTMIEKAKRYMKENYALPVTLETLSGHCGVNKHHLCRLFQKSERTSPLAYLRDRRVEAAVALLRTTELPIHEIGRRCGFESPSYFGKVFRHYMAMTPKEYRMKTLEFPYDAIFYE, encoded by the coding sequence TTGACTATCGACTCGATTGGCTGGCAGACCATCAACAGCCCGGCGTACAGCTTTGCCGGTGAAGAGCGGCCGGACACCGGACATGTAATTTTCCAGTACACCCTCAGCGGTCAGGGCTGCATCGAGTATGAACAGCAGAGCTATCCCCTGCCGAAGGGTTCCGGCTTTCTGATCAAGGTGCCGGGCCGTCACCGATACTATTTTCCTGAAGGGGGAGAACCATGGGAGGTGATCTGGCTGAATATCCGGGGCGAAGAAGCGACCCGCCTCTGGGATCTCGTCACTGCCCGGGAGGGGCCGGTGATCCGAAGAGAGACCGACTCTCCGGTGATTGAAGGCTTCTGGAGGCTCTTCCGGATGATCGCCGAAGAGAAGGTGACCGACAAGTACCTGCTCTCCGCCCAGGTATACGAGTGGATGCTGACCTTGGTCCGAACGAGCACGGATGACGGCAAGGAAATCAGCGAAACCTCCAGTACAATGATCGAAAAGGCCAAGCGGTACATGAAGGAGAATTACGCCCTGCCGGTCACGCTGGAGACCCTGTCCGGGCACTGCGGGGTGAACAAGCATCACTTGTGCAGGCTGTTCCAAAAGTCGGAGCGCACTTCGCCGCTGGCTTACCTGCGGGACCGGAGGGTGGAAGCCGCGGTCGCCCTGCTCCGTACCACGGAACTGCCGATCCACGAGATCGGGCGGCGCTGCGGCTTCGAGAGCCCGAGCTACTTCGGCAAAGTATTCCGCCATTATATGGCGATGACCCCGAAGGAATACCGGATGAAAACGCTCGAGTTTCCTTACGATGCCATATTTTATGAGTAG
- a CDS encoding putative protein N(5)-glutamine methyltransferase yields MNYLDFSASAVSAQVISKLRAAGCVYAEEEARLLMNTARTPGELAELTDRRAAGFPLESLIGWVEFCGLRIEVDPEVFVPRRRTEFLARQAVALAEPGDIVVDMCCGTGALGAVFIAEVGRIEVHAVDIDPAAVRCARRNLRSRNGFVYEGDLFEPLPDRLRGRIRILAANAPYVPTEDVKFLPREARIHEARRALDGGADGLDVQRRIAATAPLWLANDGCLLIETSERQAPMTLELFAQYGLCPRMIRSEELDATVIIGTLT; encoded by the coding sequence GTGAATTATCTCGATTTCAGTGCAAGTGCTGTTTCTGCACAAGTCATCAGCAAGCTTCGGGCCGCCGGGTGTGTTTATGCTGAGGAGGAAGCCAGGCTGCTGATGAATACGGCCCGAACACCGGGCGAGCTCGCCGAATTGACGGACCGGAGAGCGGCCGGTTTTCCCCTCGAATCCCTGATCGGGTGGGTGGAGTTCTGCGGGCTGCGGATTGAGGTGGATCCGGAAGTCTTCGTGCCTCGCCGCCGAACCGAGTTTCTTGCGCGGCAGGCCGTCGCCCTCGCTGAGCCGGGGGACATCGTAGTCGACATGTGCTGCGGCACCGGCGCCTTGGGAGCTGTCTTCATCGCCGAGGTTGGACGTATTGAGGTGCATGCAGTCGATATCGATCCGGCAGCGGTGCGGTGTGCCCGCCGTAATCTCCGTTCCCGTAACGGATTCGTATATGAAGGGGATCTCTTCGAGCCTCTTCCTGACCGGCTTCGCGGCCGCATCCGCATTCTTGCAGCCAATGCCCCTTACGTCCCTACGGAGGACGTGAAGTTTCTTCCCCGGGAAGCCCGCATCCATGAGGCACGGAGGGCTCTCGACGGCGGTGCGGACGGACTCGATGTGCAGCGAAGAATCGCAGCCACGGCACCTCTCTGGCTGGCCAACGACGGCTGTCTTCTGATCGAAACCAGTGAGCGGCAGGCGCCGATGACCCTCGAGCTTTTTGCACAATACGGACTGTGCCCGAGAATGATCCGCTCCGAGGAGCTGGACGCCACGGTGATCATCGGAACCCTGACATAA
- a CDS encoding SAM-dependent methyltransferase: MDRNKFSMIAHRHHVFYNPLSEPKLARMLERMGLQTGAHVLDVGAGQGELALRTIERFGVKVTALELSEEITELGRTRAKGRAADGSLNYRVGDAQEAVMTIPEGSFDAALCVGSSHALGGRDAALRELLRLLKPGGMLLLGEGYWKMKPAAAYLEALGGAEESELTSHAGNVSAGEEAGFHPVWAAVTSEDEWDEYEWLYAKSIEDYALERPDDPDVPAMLERSRRWRSTYMTWGRDTLGFGMYLFRKPV; the protein is encoded by the coding sequence ATGGACCGTAACAAATTTTCGATGATTGCCCACCGGCATCATGTTTTTTATAATCCGCTGAGTGAACCGAAGCTGGCCCGCATGCTGGAGCGGATGGGACTGCAGACAGGGGCCCATGTTCTGGATGTGGGAGCCGGGCAGGGGGAGCTGGCGCTCAGAACCATAGAACGGTTCGGAGTGAAGGTGACTGCGCTGGAGCTCAGTGAGGAGATTACGGAGCTCGGCCGGACCCGCGCGAAGGGCCGGGCGGCGGACGGGTCGCTGAACTACAGGGTGGGCGATGCCCAGGAAGCCGTCATGACGATCCCGGAGGGAAGCTTTGATGCGGCGCTGTGCGTGGGTTCCTCCCATGCACTCGGCGGACGGGATGCCGCGCTCCGCGAGCTCTTGCGGCTGCTGAAGCCAGGCGGAATGCTGCTGCTCGGCGAAGGGTACTGGAAGATGAAGCCGGCTGCGGCTTACCTCGAAGCGCTCGGGGGAGCGGAGGAATCCGAGCTGACGAGCCATGCGGGCAACGTGTCGGCAGGGGAAGAGGCCGGGTTCCATCCGGTCTGGGCCGCTGTGACGAGCGAGGATGAATGGGACGAGTACGAATGGCTGTATGCCAAATCGATCGAAGACTATGCGCTGGAACGGCCGGACGATCCGGATGTGCCCGCGATGCTGGAGCGCAGCCGCCGGTGGCGCAGCACCTATATGACCTGGGGCCGGGACACGCTCGGCTTTGGCATGTATTTGTTCCGCAAACCGGTGTAG
- a CDS encoding DNA alkylation repair protein, which produces MTLEEVMKRLEAMGSESTRQTLMRHGMPPAGYGVKVGDLKKLVKPVKGDQELVLQLYDTGISDAMYLAGLTVNPKTVAKETLQAWARKADWYLIAEYTVASAAAESPHALELAREWIDSPEELVAACGWSTWANYVSITPDEHLPAEELRGLLERVQASIHEERNRVRYTMNGFVISVGGYVAPLHEEAVQAAAAIGKVRVNMGGTACKVPSAPEYIARMISAGKLGKKRKTCIC; this is translated from the coding sequence GTGACACTGGAGGAAGTGATGAAGCGGCTGGAGGCCATGGGCTCCGAATCCACGAGGCAAACGCTCATGCGGCACGGCATGCCGCCGGCAGGCTATGGGGTGAAGGTGGGCGATCTCAAGAAGCTGGTCAAACCGGTGAAGGGAGACCAGGAGCTGGTGCTGCAGCTGTACGATACGGGCATTTCCGATGCGATGTACCTCGCCGGGCTGACGGTGAACCCGAAGACGGTCGCCAAGGAGACGCTGCAGGCATGGGCCCGCAAGGCCGATTGGTATCTCATTGCCGAGTATACGGTTGCGAGTGCGGCGGCGGAGAGTCCTCATGCCCTGGAGCTGGCACGGGAATGGATCGATTCGCCGGAGGAGCTTGTGGCCGCCTGCGGCTGGAGCACTTGGGCGAACTATGTCTCGATCACACCGGACGAGCATCTGCCGGCAGAGGAGCTGCGCGGTCTGCTGGAGCGTGTGCAGGCGTCCATTCATGAGGAGCGGAACCGGGTGAGGTATACGATGAACGGGTTTGTGATCTCCGTCGGCGGGTACGTGGCCCCGCTTCATGAGGAAGCCGTGCAGGCTGCAGCGGCGATCGGGAAGGTGCGGGTGAACATGGGCGGGACGGCATGCAAAGTGCCTTCGGCCCCGGAATATATCGCGCGGATGATCTCTGCCGGCAAGCTCGGGAAGAAGCGGAAGACGTGCATCTGCTAG
- a CDS encoding winged helix-turn-helix transcriptional regulator yields MISFRNNHYRCASEITLELISGKWKILILSYLSENTFRFHELQKLMPGTTQKMLTAQLRDLENDGLIVRKVYPVAPPKVEYYLSEYGCRLVPMLKMLCEYGADYVENFNSDPLRTEDQHA; encoded by the coding sequence TTGATCTCATTCCGAAACAACCACTACCGGTGCGCCTCTGAAATCACCCTGGAATTGATCAGCGGCAAATGGAAAATCTTGATCCTGAGCTACCTGTCAGAGAACACCTTTCGCTTTCACGAGCTTCAGAAGCTGATGCCCGGCACCACCCAGAAGATGCTGACCGCACAGCTCCGGGATCTGGAGAACGACGGCCTGATCGTACGCAAGGTCTACCCGGTTGCCCCTCCGAAGGTGGAATATTACTTGTCCGAATACGGTTGCCGTCTGGTTCCCATGCTGAAGATGCTCTGCGAATACGGGGCGGATTACGTGGAGAACTTCAACTCGGATCCCCTCCGCACGGAAGATCAACACGCCTAA
- a CDS encoding SAM-dependent methyltransferase: MNNRLEDVDFLRAHLMGPSSIVMIKELTAPLPLQKGMRVLDLGCGTGLTSIYLAQKFDVTVFAVDLWIPATENYQRFRAFGLEEQIVPIHADACRLPFAQSYFDAVISVDAYHYFGANEDYLDGHLSPLVKEGGLFAVAVPGFKTEVDEGVPGPLQPFLPPAGADLHWHTCDWWQALWGRSPHVRVEAVREMDCFEEAWHEWLQCDNPYARDNIPLMQADDGRYMNLIKMTATKI, encoded by the coding sequence ATGAATAACCGCCTGGAGGACGTTGATTTCCTGAGAGCCCATCTGATGGGGCCCAGTTCGATTGTCATGATCAAGGAATTAACGGCACCTCTCCCTTTGCAAAAAGGAATGCGTGTGCTGGATTTGGGCTGCGGGACCGGGCTTACTTCGATCTATTTGGCCCAAAAGTTTGACGTTACCGTGTTCGCCGTTGATTTATGGATCCCTGCGACGGAAAACTACCAACGATTCAGAGCGTTCGGTCTGGAGGAACAGATCGTCCCTATTCATGCGGACGCCTGCCGCCTGCCTTTTGCCCAATCCTACTTCGATGCCGTCATCAGCGTCGATGCGTATCATTATTTTGGAGCGAATGAAGACTACTTGGACGGCCATCTGTCGCCGCTGGTCAAGGAAGGCGGCCTCTTCGCCGTCGCAGTGCCGGGGTTTAAGACGGAGGTTGACGAGGGCGTACCCGGGCCGCTGCAGCCGTTCCTCCCGCCTGCCGGGGCTGATCTCCACTGGCATACCTGCGATTGGTGGCAGGCGTTATGGGGGCGGTCGCCCCATGTCCGCGTAGAAGCGGTAAGGGAAATGGATTGCTTCGAGGAGGCATGGCACGAGTGGCTCCAGTGCGACAACCCGTATGCACGTGATAATATCCCGCTGATGCAAGCGGATGACGGCAGGTATATGAACTTGATCAAGATGACGGCCACAAAGATCTAG
- a CDS encoding AraC family transcriptional regulator, with product MEPLKRWNGRNHYYAAADASFHYHHARDEKPDPQHFKPHYEQGCEIYMFLSGSGSYTVEGSPYELEPYSLLMMNSNELHVLNISEDQPYERIVLLLNESLLPPFLLNGVDFFRTIKFRKLGENNQIPAETVRSSGLLDLFGRLQRLLEPSGPRTAENEFVAKCVIVQILSTFNALAESEHPQASRKSSDKVHVVLEYINANLEEDLSLDLLAETFYITKYHLCHTFKEATGYSVNQYITFKRVRMADGLMLQGYSPTQACFMSGFNTYSNFFKSYRKLTGRSPRNGRNGG from the coding sequence ATGGAACCCTTGAAGCGGTGGAACGGCCGCAATCATTACTACGCAGCGGCGGATGCGTCCTTTCACTATCATCATGCCAGGGATGAGAAGCCCGATCCCCAGCACTTTAAGCCCCACTATGAGCAGGGCTGCGAGATTTATATGTTCCTCAGCGGCTCCGGCAGCTATACGGTCGAAGGCAGCCCCTACGAGCTTGAGCCCTATTCCCTGCTCATGATGAACTCCAACGAGCTGCATGTGCTGAACATCTCCGAGGATCAGCCGTATGAGCGCATCGTCCTGCTGCTGAACGAAAGCCTGCTCCCCCCTTTCCTGCTGAACGGCGTGGATTTTTTTCGCACAATCAAGTTCCGCAAGCTTGGGGAGAACAACCAGATTCCGGCCGAGACGGTGAGGTCCAGCGGACTGCTGGACCTGTTCGGCAGGCTGCAGCGGCTGCTCGAGCCCTCAGGCCCCCGAACCGCCGAGAATGAATTCGTCGCGAAGTGCGTGATCGTGCAGATTCTCTCCACATTCAATGCGCTGGCCGAGTCGGAGCATCCCCAGGCGAGCCGCAAGTCGAGCGACAAAGTGCATGTCGTGCTGGAATACATCAATGCCAACCTGGAAGAGGACCTGTCGCTCGACCTGCTCGCCGAGACGTTCTACATCACCAAGTACCACCTGTGCCATACCTTCAAGGAAGCGACAGGCTACTCGGTCAACCAGTACATTACGTTTAAACGGGTCCGCATGGCCGACGGGCTGATGCTTCAGGGCTACTCCCCCACGCAGGCCTGCTTCATGTCCGGCTTCAACACGTACTCGAACTTCTTCAAGTCGTACCGCAAGCTCACCGGCAGATCGCCGAGGAACGGCAGGAATGGCGGATAG
- a CDS encoding PAS domain-containing sensor histidine kinase yields the protein MENRHMQGSPAGQWDAQEILEQTRDGFYSLDRQWRITYVNHRAAEMLQRDRESLTGRTVWDEFPEAVSSSFYTNFHKAIQDSVVMEFEEYYPAPMDSWYDVRAVPTREGLAVFFRNITAQRKQAQHREQHYKSLFLQNPDAVFSFDLEGHFLSVNPATAKLTGYSAHELLTMSYLPFMHESTMEQTHYHFQQAANGVPQKYENVIVHKDGTLIPCNVTNMPIIVDGRIVGVYGIAKDISERKKAEYQILDSQLRLRSLLHNHPDAIYTLDAGKRIVDCNPAGEDLLGYTKAELFAMTLKDVVSSADIRLASDMIDGALTAGSSDAKELLFLDKDGSPLSSHCTVVPILIHGEVLGSYMILKDVTEQRETEKLLLKSEKLHIAGQLAAAVAHEIRNPLTALKGFLKLLEASNENRERGYMFAILQEEMERIESITNELLVLAKPQCASHVRLDLAAVLRSVITLVNPQAIMQNVQILTKYGSVPPVRGEGNQLKQVFVNILKNAIEVMPEGGEVAIGVETAGREVQVRIRDQGRGITDEQISRLGEPFYSTKEKGTGLGLMVSKKIIEAHGGRLEVTSRLDVGTTVCVILPVLEADEPVKSCVTGP from the coding sequence ATGGAAAACAGACATATGCAGGGCAGCCCCGCCGGACAATGGGATGCACAGGAAATTCTGGAGCAGACAAGAGACGGGTTTTACTCCCTGGACCGGCAGTGGAGAATCACTTATGTCAACCACCGGGCGGCCGAGATGCTCCAGCGCGACCGGGAATCGCTTACGGGCCGAACGGTTTGGGATGAATTTCCGGAGGCCGTGAGCAGCTCGTTCTATACGAATTTTCACAAAGCCATCCAGGACTCCGTAGTCATGGAGTTCGAAGAATACTATCCGGCGCCGATGGACAGCTGGTATGATGTCCGGGCTGTGCCGACCCGGGAGGGACTGGCCGTATTCTTCCGCAACATTACCGCCCAGAGGAAACAAGCCCAGCATCGGGAGCAGCATTACAAATCGCTCTTCCTGCAGAACCCCGATGCCGTCTTCTCCTTTGATCTCGAAGGTCATTTTCTCAGTGTGAACCCCGCTACCGCCAAGCTGACCGGGTACAGTGCCCACGAGCTCCTTACCATGTCGTATCTTCCTTTCATGCATGAGAGCACGATGGAACAAACGCATTATCATTTTCAGCAGGCCGCGAACGGGGTTCCCCAGAAATATGAGAATGTCATCGTGCATAAAGACGGGACGCTGATTCCCTGCAATGTCACGAACATGCCCATTATTGTCGACGGCAGAATCGTAGGAGTGTACGGCATAGCGAAGGATATCTCGGAGAGAAAAAAGGCGGAGTACCAGATCCTGGACAGCCAGCTCCGGCTCCGTTCGCTGCTGCATAATCATCCGGATGCGATCTATACGCTTGACGCGGGCAAACGGATCGTGGACTGCAATCCTGCAGGCGAGGATCTGCTTGGCTATACGAAGGCTGAACTGTTCGCCATGACGCTGAAGGATGTGGTCTCTTCCGCTGATATCCGCCTGGCATCGGACATGATCGATGGGGCGTTAACTGCCGGATCATCGGATGCGAAGGAGCTGCTCTTCCTGGACAAGGACGGCTCGCCGCTCTCTTCCCACTGTACGGTGGTGCCGATCCTGATTCACGGGGAAGTCCTTGGGAGCTACATGATTCTGAAGGACGTCACAGAGCAGCGGGAGACGGAGAAGCTGCTGCTGAAGAGCGAGAAGCTGCATATCGCCGGCCAGCTGGCCGCCGCCGTCGCCCATGAGATCCGCAACCCGCTGACCGCCCTTAAGGGCTTCCTGAAGCTGCTCGAGGCTTCGAATGAGAACCGGGAGCGGGGGTATATGTTCGCGATCCTCCAAGAGGAGATGGAGCGGATCGAATCGATCACCAATGAACTGCTCGTCCTCGCCAAGCCGCAGTGCGCTTCTCATGTAAGGCTCGATCTTGCCGCGGTGCTGCGCTCCGTGATTACGCTGGTGAACCCGCAGGCGATCATGCAGAACGTTCAGATTCTTACGAAATACGGCTCGGTGCCACCGGTGCGCGGGGAGGGCAACCAGCTTAAGCAGGTTTTCGTCAATATCTTGAAGAACGCCATAGAGGTGATGCCGGAAGGAGGAGAAGTAGCGATCGGTGTGGAGACGGCAGGGAGAGAGGTTCAGGTGCGCATCCGGGATCAGGGACGAGGCATCACGGATGAGCAAATCTCCAGGCTGGGCGAGCCGTTCTATTCCACGAAGGAAAAAGGTACGGGTCTGGGTCTCATGGTCTCCAAGAAAATTATTGAAGCGCACGGCGGCCGGCTTGAGGTAACGAGCAGGCTGGATGTAGGGACGACGGTCTGCGTGATCCTGCCGGTTTTGGAGGCGGACGAGCCGGTGAAGTCGTGCGTAACTGGACCTTAG
- a CDS encoding sugar phosphate isomerase/epimerase family protein — MSKIAGAQLYTVRDYTKTAEDLRTTLQRIKAMGYTTVQASGLWHIPVEELAGIARSLELGIVITHTPFERFVEDLDGVVRDHHALGCSIAGIGGLPVQFRSSEGYGVFAKQFNAIAEELGKQGLKFSYHNHHWEFEKHGGRLGMDVLLEETNPETFLFTLDTYWVQAGGADPAAWIRKLKGRIEAIHLKDMTIIDQNQIMTEVMEGNLNWPEILQACEETGVKWYLVERDNGPTDAFDSLRISYENLKQVGFV, encoded by the coding sequence ATGTCCAAAATTGCGGGTGCACAGCTCTACACGGTGCGCGACTATACGAAGACGGCGGAAGATCTCCGCACTACACTGCAGCGAATCAAAGCTATGGGCTATACGACGGTTCAAGCCTCCGGACTGTGGCATATCCCGGTGGAGGAGCTGGCCGGTATCGCCCGCTCCCTGGAGCTAGGGATCGTCATCACGCACACGCCATTCGAGCGGTTCGTGGAAGACCTGGACGGGGTGGTCCGGGACCATCATGCCCTGGGGTGCAGCATCGCGGGGATCGGCGGACTGCCGGTGCAGTTCCGCAGCAGCGAGGGCTACGGGGTATTCGCCAAGCAGTTCAACGCGATCGCGGAGGAGCTTGGGAAGCAGGGGCTGAAGTTCAGCTACCACAACCATCACTGGGAATTCGAGAAGCACGGCGGCCGGCTGGGGATGGATGTCCTCCTGGAGGAGACGAATCCGGAGACGTTCCTGTTCACGCTCGATACGTACTGGGTGCAGGCGGGAGGCGCCGATCCGGCAGCCTGGATCCGCAAGCTGAAGGGCCGCATCGAGGCCATCCATCTCAAGGATATGACAATCATCGATCAGAATCAGATCATGACGGAAGTGATGGAGGGCAACCTGAACTGGCCGGAGATTCTCCAGGCGTGCGAGGAAACCGGCGTGAAGTGGTACCTCGTCGAGCGGGATAACGGGCCGACGGACGCGTTCGACAGCCTGCGGATTTCGTACGAGAATTTGAAGCAAGTGGGCTTTGTGTAA
- a CDS encoding Gfo/Idh/MocA family protein, producing the protein MEKVRLGVIGLGNMGSSHCHHIHVEKRVPGLELGAVCDVSEARREWAQQHLPGVAVYENVTDMYQSGLIDAVLIAGLHYDHPAQAIEAFEHGLHVLVEKPAGVYTRQVLEMNEAAARSGKVFGIMYNQRTNPVFQKVRDLVQSGELGAMKRVVWIVTDWYRPQAYHDSGSWRSTWKGEGGGTLINQNPHNLDLLQWMLGMPSRIRSFCSFGKYYNIEVEDDVTAYLEYDSGATGVYITSTGEAPGTNRLEISGDMGKIVVEKNQITFQRNRISEREHNRVNTELFKKPESWTCHIPVSSDGGEQHIGIMKNFTRAVLHGEKLLAPGEEGIHGLLISNAIHYSTWVDGWADLKDFDHDHFYELLQERIANSKVNKQVTQRVADVAGTH; encoded by the coding sequence ATGGAAAAGGTGAGACTCGGCGTCATCGGCCTAGGCAATATGGGGTCGTCGCACTGCCATCACATTCATGTGGAGAAAAGGGTACCGGGGCTCGAGCTCGGGGCCGTATGCGATGTAAGCGAGGCGCGCAGGGAGTGGGCGCAGCAGCACCTGCCGGGCGTGGCGGTCTATGAGAATGTCACGGATATGTATCAAAGCGGCCTGATTGACGCCGTCCTGATCGCGGGTCTGCACTATGACCATCCGGCGCAGGCGATCGAAGCTTTCGAGCACGGTCTGCATGTGCTGGTCGAGAAGCCGGCGGGCGTCTACACCCGGCAGGTGCTGGAGATGAACGAAGCGGCAGCCCGTTCGGGCAAAGTATTCGGCATCATGTATAACCAGCGGACCAACCCCGTCTTCCAGAAGGTCCGGGACCTCGTGCAGAGCGGAGAGCTGGGCGCGATGAAGCGGGTGGTCTGGATCGTGACGGACTGGTACCGGCCGCAGGCATACCACGATTCGGGCTCCTGGCGCTCCACGTGGAAGGGGGAGGGCGGCGGCACGCTCATCAACCAGAATCCGCATAACCTTGACCTGCTCCAATGGATGCTCGGCATGCCGTCCCGGATCCGTTCGTTCTGCTCTTTCGGCAAGTATTACAACATCGAGGTCGAAGATGACGTGACCGCTTACCTGGAGTATGACAGCGGAGCGACGGGCGTGTATATCACCTCCACCGGGGAGGCGCCCGGAACGAACCGGCTCGAGATTTCGGGCGACATGGGCAAGATCGTCGTGGAGAAAAATCAGATCACCTTCCAGCGCAACCGGATATCCGAGCGGGAGCACAACCGGGTGAACACGGAGCTCTTCAAGAAGCCCGAGAGCTGGACCTGCCACATTCCGGTGTCTTCGGACGGCGGGGAGCAGCATATCGGCATCATGAAGAACTTCACGAGAGCTGTACTGCACGGCGAGAAGCTGCTGGCACCGGGCGAGGAAGGCATCCACGGCCTCCTGATCTCGAACGCCATCCATTACTCCACATGGGTGGACGGATGGGCGGATCTGAAGGATTTTGACCACGATCATTTCTACGAGCTGCTTCAGGAGCGGATTGCGAATTCCAAGGTGAACAAGCAGGTGACTCAGCGGGTGGCCGACGTAGCGGGAACACACTAA
- a CDS encoding GNAT family N-acetyltransferase, whose translation MKSQSMKLQTNRLLLIPLNLDLIDAAARQDTGAVEAMGYKSNGEWPGPDFLEALPYFREQLIRNNGTRGFDSWIIVEQDTQEIVGGIGFTGDPDPDGRIELGFATNDSRRRKGYCYEAAQALLEWAQKHEEVRLITARCGHDNTGSKRVLSKLGFQADSQDEELIYWIYPASKG comes from the coding sequence ATGAAAAGTCAATCCATGAAACTTCAAACGAATCGGCTCCTGCTGATCCCATTGAATCTCGACCTCATCGATGCAGCGGCTCGGCAGGATACCGGTGCTGTGGAAGCGATGGGGTACAAGTCCAACGGAGAATGGCCGGGTCCTGATTTTCTGGAGGCCCTGCCTTACTTTCGGGAACAGCTGATCAGGAATAACGGCACCCGAGGCTTCGACTCCTGGATCATCGTGGAACAAGATACGCAAGAAATTGTGGGAGGAATCGGTTTTACAGGAGATCCCGATCCGGACGGCCGGATTGAACTGGGGTTTGCAACAAATGACAGCCGCCGCCGCAAGGGGTACTGCTACGAAGCCGCCCAGGCCTTGCTGGAGTGGGCCCAGAAGCACGAGGAGGTCAGGCTCATTACGGCGAGATGCGGGCATGACAATACCGGTTCCAAGAGGGTGCTGTCGAAATTAGGTTTTCAAGCGGACAGCCAAGATGAAGAGCTGATCTACTGGATATATCCGGCTTCGAAAGGATAG